One window from the genome of Osmerus eperlanus chromosome 3, fOsmEpe2.1, whole genome shotgun sequence encodes:
- the LOC134017526 gene encoding ATP-dependent RNA helicase DDX3X-like isoform X12 produces the protein MSHVVVDNPHGLDQQLAVLDLNSADGQGGGGTGRRYIPPHLRNKEASKNGFSGEGGWGGAPRDAAYNSFGGRSDSRGKSAFFNDRGASNRGNRGGFGGGGNSRWQEDSRDEEDWSKPTVANERLEQELFSSSNTGINFEKYDDIPVEATGANCPPHIDSFHDVEMGEIIMGNIALTRYTRPTPVQKYAIPIIKSKRDLMACAQTGSGKTAAFLLPVLSQIYCEGPGEAAQATKGGQDNGKYGRRKQYPLALVLAPTRELALQIYDEARKFAYRSRVRPCVVYGGADIGQQIRDLERGCHLLVATPGRLVDMMERGKIGLDYCNFLVLDEADRMLDMGFEPQIRRIVEQDTMPPKGMRQTMMFSATFPKEIQILARDFLEDYIFLAVGRVGSTSENITQKVVWVEDGDKRSFLLDLLNATVIPSDVQEIVPDAPEKPGKDSLTLVFVETKKGADALEDFLYREGYACTSIHGDRSQRDREEALQQFRSGRCPILVATAVAARGLDISNVKHVINFDLPSDIEEYVHRIGRTGRVGNLGLATSFFNDKNSNITKDLLDILVEAKQEVPTWLESLAYEHQHKSTTRGRGKRFSGGFGARDYRQTPGGAANSFGGGGRGGVRTPGGNRGFGGGGGGFGGNFYNNDGYGGNYSHSGSVDWWGN, from the exons CTTGCTGTCCTAGACTTGAACTCTGCAGACGGACAGGGTGGTGGTGGAACTGGCA GGCGTTATATTCCTCCTCACTTAAGGAACAAAGAGGCTTCCAAAAACG GGTTTTCAGGAGAGGGTGGCTGGGGAGGCGCTCCCAGGGACGCGGCCTACAACAGCTTTGGAGGACGCTCTGACAGCAGGGGCAAGTCTGCCTTCTTCAATGACCGTGGAGCAAGCAACAGGGGAAA tcGTGGAGGATTCGGAGGGGGCGGAAATAGCCGCTGGCAGGAGGACTCCAGAGACGAAGAGGATTGGTCCAAACCCACTGTGGCCAATGAGCGCCTGGAACA AGAGCTGTTTTCTAGCAGCAACACAGGGATTAACTTTGAGAAGTATGATGACATTCCTGTGGAGGCCACTGGAGCCAACTGCCCTCCTCACATAGACAGC TTCCATGATGTGGAGATGGGGGAGATCATCATGGGCAACATTGCCCTGACCCGGTACACACGACCCACCCCGGTCCAGAAGTATGCCATCCCCATCATAAAGTCTAAGAGGGACTTGATGGCCTGCGCTCAAACTG gctctGGTAAGACTGCTGCCTTCCTGCTGCCGGTGCTGAGTCAGATATACTGTGAAGGACCGGGAGAAGCTGCGCAGGCCACCAAGGGAGGGCAG GATAATGGCAAGTACGGCCGTCGTAAGCAGTaccccctggccctggtcctggcacCCACCAGAGAGCTGGCCCTGCAGATCTACGACGAGGCCAGGAAG TTTGCGTACCGCTCACGTGTGCGTCCCTGTGTGGTCTACGGAGGAGCGGACATCGGCCAGCAGATCAGAGACCTGGAGCGAGGCTGCCACCTGCTGGTCGCAACGCCTGGACGCCTGGTGGACATGATGGAGAGGGGCAAGATCGGCCTGGACTACTGCAA CTTCCTGGTGCTGGATGAAGCTGACCGCATGCTGGACATGGGCTTCGAGCCTCAGATCCGACGCATCGTGGAGCAGGACACCATGCCTCCCAAGGGCATGCGCCAAACCATGATGTTTAGCGCCACCTTCCCCAAGGAGATCCAG ATCCTTGCTCGGGATTTCCTGGAGGACTACATCTTCCTGGCCGTAGGTCGCGTGGGGTCCACCTCTGAGAACATCACCCAGAaggtggtgtgggtggaggaCGGGGACAAGAGGTCCTTCCTCCTCGATCTGCTGAACGCCACGG TCATTCCCAGTGATGTTCAGGAAATAGTGCCGGATGCTCCAGAGAAACCTG GTAAGGACTCCCTGACGCTGGTGTTTGTGGAGACCAAGAAGGGAGCTGATGCCCTTGAGGACTTCCTGTATCGCGAGGGATACGCCTGCACTAGTATCCATGGAGACCGttcccagagagacagagaggaggcacTGCAGCAGTTCCGCTCCGGACGTTGCCCCATCCTGGTGGCCACAGCG GTGGCTGCCAGAGGGTTGGATATCAGCAATGTGAAACATGTGATCAACTTTGACCTGCCCAGTGATATTGAAGAGTACGTTCACCGTATTGGCCGTACTGGACGTGTGGGAAACCTGG GGCTGGCCACGTCGTTCTTTAACGACAAAAACAGCAACATAACCAAAGACCTGCTGGACATTCTGGTGGAGGCAAAGCAGGAGGTCCCCACCTGGCTAGAGAGTCTGGCATACGAACACCAGCACAAGAGCACCACCCGAGGACGCGGCAAGAG GTTCTCTGGAGGCTTCGGAGCCAGGGACTACCGTCAGACGCCCGGCGGAGCTGCCAACAGCTTTGGAGGCGGGGGCCGTGGCGGAGTGCGCACTCCTGGAGGAAACAGAGGctttgggggaggaggag GTGGCTTTGGGGGCAACTTCTACAACAATGACGGCTACGGTGGCAACTACAGCCACTCTGGCAGCGTGGACTGGTGGGGCAACTAG
- the LOC134017526 gene encoding ATP-dependent RNA helicase DDX3X-like isoform X2 has translation MSHVVVDNPHGLDQQLAVLDLNSADGQGGGGTGRRYIPPHLRNKEASKNAGNALSTGRQCGYSMAPVTLCYPGLGSHDPGFYPAYSGGWAHRCDSPGWDGGRGNGFVNGFHDNRTNGGFGGRAPPRTDRGGRGSFRGIRGGVSFNHPMQSAGFSGEGGWGGAPRDAAYNSFGGRSDSRGKSAFFNDRGASNRGNRGGFGGGGNSRWQEDSRDEEDWSKPTVANERLEQELFSSSNTGINFEKYDDIPVEATGANCPPHIDSFHDVEMGEIIMGNIALTRYTRPTPVQKYAIPIIKSKRDLMACAQTGSGKTAAFLLPVLSQIYCEGPGEAAQATKGGQDNGKYGRRKQYPLALVLAPTRELALQIYDEARKFAYRSRVRPCVVYGGADIGQQIRDLERGCHLLVATPGRLVDMMERGKIGLDYCNFLVLDEADRMLDMGFEPQIRRIVEQDTMPPKGMRQTMMFSATFPKEIQILARDFLEDYIFLAVGRVGSTSENITQKVVWVEDGDKRSFLLDLLNATGKDSLTLVFVETKKGADALEDFLYREGYACTSIHGDRSQRDREEALQQFRSGRCPILVATAVAARGLDISNVKHVINFDLPSDIEEYVHRIGRTGRVGNLGLATSFFNDKNSNITKDLLDILVEAKQEVPTWLESLAYEHQHKSTTRGRGKRFSGGFGARDYRQTPGGAANSFGGGGRGGVRTPGGNRGFGGGGGGFGGNFYNNDGYGGNYSHSGSVDWWGN, from the exons CTTGCTGTCCTAGACTTGAACTCTGCAGACGGACAGGGTGGTGGTGGAACTGGCA GGCGTTATATTCCTCCTCACTTAAGGAACAAAGAGGCTTCCAAAAACG CAGGAAATGCTTTATCCACTGGTAGACAGTGCGGTTATTCAATGGCACCAGTGACTCTCT GTTACCCAGGACTGGGCTCTCATGACCCAGGCTTCTACCCTGCCTACAGTGGGGGCTGGGCTCACAGATGTG ACTCTCCTGGATGGGATGGTGGACGCGGTAACGGCTTTGTGAATGGTTTCCATGACAACCGCACGAACGGGGGCTTCGGAGGGCGTGCGCCCCCCCGCACTGATAGAGGTGGGCGTGGCAGCTTCCGTGGTATCAGGGGCGGAGTCTCGTTTAATCACCCAATGCAAAGTGCAG GGTTTTCAGGAGAGGGTGGCTGGGGAGGCGCTCCCAGGGACGCGGCCTACAACAGCTTTGGAGGACGCTCTGACAGCAGGGGCAAGTCTGCCTTCTTCAATGACCGTGGAGCAAGCAACAGGGGAAA tcGTGGAGGATTCGGAGGGGGCGGAAATAGCCGCTGGCAGGAGGACTCCAGAGACGAAGAGGATTGGTCCAAACCCACTGTGGCCAATGAGCGCCTGGAACA AGAGCTGTTTTCTAGCAGCAACACAGGGATTAACTTTGAGAAGTATGATGACATTCCTGTGGAGGCCACTGGAGCCAACTGCCCTCCTCACATAGACAGC TTCCATGATGTGGAGATGGGGGAGATCATCATGGGCAACATTGCCCTGACCCGGTACACACGACCCACCCCGGTCCAGAAGTATGCCATCCCCATCATAAAGTCTAAGAGGGACTTGATGGCCTGCGCTCAAACTG gctctGGTAAGACTGCTGCCTTCCTGCTGCCGGTGCTGAGTCAGATATACTGTGAAGGACCGGGAGAAGCTGCGCAGGCCACCAAGGGAGGGCAG GATAATGGCAAGTACGGCCGTCGTAAGCAGTaccccctggccctggtcctggcacCCACCAGAGAGCTGGCCCTGCAGATCTACGACGAGGCCAGGAAG TTTGCGTACCGCTCACGTGTGCGTCCCTGTGTGGTCTACGGAGGAGCGGACATCGGCCAGCAGATCAGAGACCTGGAGCGAGGCTGCCACCTGCTGGTCGCAACGCCTGGACGCCTGGTGGACATGATGGAGAGGGGCAAGATCGGCCTGGACTACTGCAA CTTCCTGGTGCTGGATGAAGCTGACCGCATGCTGGACATGGGCTTCGAGCCTCAGATCCGACGCATCGTGGAGCAGGACACCATGCCTCCCAAGGGCATGCGCCAAACCATGATGTTTAGCGCCACCTTCCCCAAGGAGATCCAG ATCCTTGCTCGGGATTTCCTGGAGGACTACATCTTCCTGGCCGTAGGTCGCGTGGGGTCCACCTCTGAGAACATCACCCAGAaggtggtgtgggtggaggaCGGGGACAAGAGGTCCTTCCTCCTCGATCTGCTGAACGCCACGG GTAAGGACTCCCTGACGCTGGTGTTTGTGGAGACCAAGAAGGGAGCTGATGCCCTTGAGGACTTCCTGTATCGCGAGGGATACGCCTGCACTAGTATCCATGGAGACCGttcccagagagacagagaggaggcacTGCAGCAGTTCCGCTCCGGACGTTGCCCCATCCTGGTGGCCACAGCG GTGGCTGCCAGAGGGTTGGATATCAGCAATGTGAAACATGTGATCAACTTTGACCTGCCCAGTGATATTGAAGAGTACGTTCACCGTATTGGCCGTACTGGACGTGTGGGAAACCTGG GGCTGGCCACGTCGTTCTTTAACGACAAAAACAGCAACATAACCAAAGACCTGCTGGACATTCTGGTGGAGGCAAAGCAGGAGGTCCCCACCTGGCTAGAGAGTCTGGCATACGAACACCAGCACAAGAGCACCACCCGAGGACGCGGCAAGAG GTTCTCTGGAGGCTTCGGAGCCAGGGACTACCGTCAGACGCCCGGCGGAGCTGCCAACAGCTTTGGAGGCGGGGGCCGTGGCGGAGTGCGCACTCCTGGAGGAAACAGAGGctttgggggaggaggag GTGGCTTTGGGGGCAACTTCTACAACAATGACGGCTACGGTGGCAACTACAGCCACTCTGGCAGCGTGGACTGGTGGGGCAACTAG
- the LOC134017526 gene encoding ATP-dependent RNA helicase DDX3X-like isoform X6, translated as MSHVVVDNPHGLDQQLAVLDLNSADGQGGGGTGRRYIPPHLRNKEASKNAGNALSTGRQCGYSMAPVTLCYPGLGSHDPGFYPAYSGGWAHRCDSPGWDGGRGNGFVNGFHDNRTNGGFGGRAPPRTDRGEGGWGGAPRDAAYNSFGGRSDSRGKSAFFNDRGASNRGNRGGFGGGGNSRWQEDSRDEEDWSKPTVANERLEQELFSSSNTGINFEKYDDIPVEATGANCPPHIDSFHDVEMGEIIMGNIALTRYTRPTPVQKYAIPIIKSKRDLMACAQTGSGKTAAFLLPVLSQIYCEGPGEAAQATKGGQDNGKYGRRKQYPLALVLAPTRELALQIYDEARKFAYRSRVRPCVVYGGADIGQQIRDLERGCHLLVATPGRLVDMMERGKIGLDYCNFLVLDEADRMLDMGFEPQIRRIVEQDTMPPKGMRQTMMFSATFPKEIQILARDFLEDYIFLAVGRVGSTSENITQKVVWVEDGDKRSFLLDLLNATVIPSDVQEIVPDAPEKPGKDSLTLVFVETKKGADALEDFLYREGYACTSIHGDRSQRDREEALQQFRSGRCPILVATAVAARGLDISNVKHVINFDLPSDIEEYVHRIGRTGRVGNLGLATSFFNDKNSNITKDLLDILVEAKQEVPTWLESLAYEHQHKSTTRGRGKRFSGGFGARDYRQTPGGAANSFGGGGRGGVRTPGGNRGFGGGGGGFGGNFYNNDGYGGNYSHSGSVDWWGN; from the exons CTTGCTGTCCTAGACTTGAACTCTGCAGACGGACAGGGTGGTGGTGGAACTGGCA GGCGTTATATTCCTCCTCACTTAAGGAACAAAGAGGCTTCCAAAAACG CAGGAAATGCTTTATCCACTGGTAGACAGTGCGGTTATTCAATGGCACCAGTGACTCTCT GTTACCCAGGACTGGGCTCTCATGACCCAGGCTTCTACCCTGCCTACAGTGGGGGCTGGGCTCACAGATGTG ACTCTCCTGGATGGGATGGTGGACGCGGTAACGGCTTTGTGAATGGTTTCCATGACAACCGCACGAACGGGGGCTTCGGAGGGCGTGCGCCCCCCCGCACTGATAGAG GAGAGGGTGGCTGGGGAGGCGCTCCCAGGGACGCGGCCTACAACAGCTTTGGAGGACGCTCTGACAGCAGGGGCAAGTCTGCCTTCTTCAATGACCGTGGAGCAAGCAACAGGGGAAA tcGTGGAGGATTCGGAGGGGGCGGAAATAGCCGCTGGCAGGAGGACTCCAGAGACGAAGAGGATTGGTCCAAACCCACTGTGGCCAATGAGCGCCTGGAACA AGAGCTGTTTTCTAGCAGCAACACAGGGATTAACTTTGAGAAGTATGATGACATTCCTGTGGAGGCCACTGGAGCCAACTGCCCTCCTCACATAGACAGC TTCCATGATGTGGAGATGGGGGAGATCATCATGGGCAACATTGCCCTGACCCGGTACACACGACCCACCCCGGTCCAGAAGTATGCCATCCCCATCATAAAGTCTAAGAGGGACTTGATGGCCTGCGCTCAAACTG gctctGGTAAGACTGCTGCCTTCCTGCTGCCGGTGCTGAGTCAGATATACTGTGAAGGACCGGGAGAAGCTGCGCAGGCCACCAAGGGAGGGCAG GATAATGGCAAGTACGGCCGTCGTAAGCAGTaccccctggccctggtcctggcacCCACCAGAGAGCTGGCCCTGCAGATCTACGACGAGGCCAGGAAG TTTGCGTACCGCTCACGTGTGCGTCCCTGTGTGGTCTACGGAGGAGCGGACATCGGCCAGCAGATCAGAGACCTGGAGCGAGGCTGCCACCTGCTGGTCGCAACGCCTGGACGCCTGGTGGACATGATGGAGAGGGGCAAGATCGGCCTGGACTACTGCAA CTTCCTGGTGCTGGATGAAGCTGACCGCATGCTGGACATGGGCTTCGAGCCTCAGATCCGACGCATCGTGGAGCAGGACACCATGCCTCCCAAGGGCATGCGCCAAACCATGATGTTTAGCGCCACCTTCCCCAAGGAGATCCAG ATCCTTGCTCGGGATTTCCTGGAGGACTACATCTTCCTGGCCGTAGGTCGCGTGGGGTCCACCTCTGAGAACATCACCCAGAaggtggtgtgggtggaggaCGGGGACAAGAGGTCCTTCCTCCTCGATCTGCTGAACGCCACGG TCATTCCCAGTGATGTTCAGGAAATAGTGCCGGATGCTCCAGAGAAACCTG GTAAGGACTCCCTGACGCTGGTGTTTGTGGAGACCAAGAAGGGAGCTGATGCCCTTGAGGACTTCCTGTATCGCGAGGGATACGCCTGCACTAGTATCCATGGAGACCGttcccagagagacagagaggaggcacTGCAGCAGTTCCGCTCCGGACGTTGCCCCATCCTGGTGGCCACAGCG GTGGCTGCCAGAGGGTTGGATATCAGCAATGTGAAACATGTGATCAACTTTGACCTGCCCAGTGATATTGAAGAGTACGTTCACCGTATTGGCCGTACTGGACGTGTGGGAAACCTGG GGCTGGCCACGTCGTTCTTTAACGACAAAAACAGCAACATAACCAAAGACCTGCTGGACATTCTGGTGGAGGCAAAGCAGGAGGTCCCCACCTGGCTAGAGAGTCTGGCATACGAACACCAGCACAAGAGCACCACCCGAGGACGCGGCAAGAG GTTCTCTGGAGGCTTCGGAGCCAGGGACTACCGTCAGACGCCCGGCGGAGCTGCCAACAGCTTTGGAGGCGGGGGCCGTGGCGGAGTGCGCACTCCTGGAGGAAACAGAGGctttgggggaggaggag GTGGCTTTGGGGGCAACTTCTACAACAATGACGGCTACGGTGGCAACTACAGCCACTCTGGCAGCGTGGACTGGTGGGGCAACTAG
- the LOC134017526 gene encoding putative ATP-dependent RNA helicase an3 isoform X5, translated as MSHVVVDNPHGLDQQLAVLDLNSADGQGGGGTGRRYIPPHLRNKEASKNAGNALSTGRQCGYSMAPVTLYSPGWDGGRGNGFVNGFHDNRTNGGFGGRAPPRTDRGGRGSFRGIRGGVSFNHPMQSAGFSGEGGWGGAPRDAAYNSFGGRSDSRGKSAFFNDRGASNRGNRGGFGGGGNSRWQEDSRDEEDWSKPTVANERLEQELFSSSNTGINFEKYDDIPVEATGANCPPHIDSFHDVEMGEIIMGNIALTRYTRPTPVQKYAIPIIKSKRDLMACAQTGSGKTAAFLLPVLSQIYCEGPGEAAQATKGGQDNGKYGRRKQYPLALVLAPTRELALQIYDEARKFAYRSRVRPCVVYGGADIGQQIRDLERGCHLLVATPGRLVDMMERGKIGLDYCNFLVLDEADRMLDMGFEPQIRRIVEQDTMPPKGMRQTMMFSATFPKEIQILARDFLEDYIFLAVGRVGSTSENITQKVVWVEDGDKRSFLLDLLNATVIPSDVQEIVPDAPEKPGKDSLTLVFVETKKGADALEDFLYREGYACTSIHGDRSQRDREEALQQFRSGRCPILVATAVAARGLDISNVKHVINFDLPSDIEEYVHRIGRTGRVGNLGLATSFFNDKNSNITKDLLDILVEAKQEVPTWLESLAYEHQHKSTTRGRGKRFSGGFGARDYRQTPGGAANSFGGGGRGGVRTPGGNRGFGGGGGGFGGNFYNNDGYGGNYSHSGSVDWWGN; from the exons CTTGCTGTCCTAGACTTGAACTCTGCAGACGGACAGGGTGGTGGTGGAACTGGCA GGCGTTATATTCCTCCTCACTTAAGGAACAAAGAGGCTTCCAAAAACG CAGGAAATGCTTTATCCACTGGTAGACAGTGCGGTTATTCAATGGCACCAGTGACTCTCT ACTCTCCTGGATGGGATGGTGGACGCGGTAACGGCTTTGTGAATGGTTTCCATGACAACCGCACGAACGGGGGCTTCGGAGGGCGTGCGCCCCCCCGCACTGATAGAGGTGGGCGTGGCAGCTTCCGTGGTATCAGGGGCGGAGTCTCGTTTAATCACCCAATGCAAAGTGCAG GGTTTTCAGGAGAGGGTGGCTGGGGAGGCGCTCCCAGGGACGCGGCCTACAACAGCTTTGGAGGACGCTCTGACAGCAGGGGCAAGTCTGCCTTCTTCAATGACCGTGGAGCAAGCAACAGGGGAAA tcGTGGAGGATTCGGAGGGGGCGGAAATAGCCGCTGGCAGGAGGACTCCAGAGACGAAGAGGATTGGTCCAAACCCACTGTGGCCAATGAGCGCCTGGAACA AGAGCTGTTTTCTAGCAGCAACACAGGGATTAACTTTGAGAAGTATGATGACATTCCTGTGGAGGCCACTGGAGCCAACTGCCCTCCTCACATAGACAGC TTCCATGATGTGGAGATGGGGGAGATCATCATGGGCAACATTGCCCTGACCCGGTACACACGACCCACCCCGGTCCAGAAGTATGCCATCCCCATCATAAAGTCTAAGAGGGACTTGATGGCCTGCGCTCAAACTG gctctGGTAAGACTGCTGCCTTCCTGCTGCCGGTGCTGAGTCAGATATACTGTGAAGGACCGGGAGAAGCTGCGCAGGCCACCAAGGGAGGGCAG GATAATGGCAAGTACGGCCGTCGTAAGCAGTaccccctggccctggtcctggcacCCACCAGAGAGCTGGCCCTGCAGATCTACGACGAGGCCAGGAAG TTTGCGTACCGCTCACGTGTGCGTCCCTGTGTGGTCTACGGAGGAGCGGACATCGGCCAGCAGATCAGAGACCTGGAGCGAGGCTGCCACCTGCTGGTCGCAACGCCTGGACGCCTGGTGGACATGATGGAGAGGGGCAAGATCGGCCTGGACTACTGCAA CTTCCTGGTGCTGGATGAAGCTGACCGCATGCTGGACATGGGCTTCGAGCCTCAGATCCGACGCATCGTGGAGCAGGACACCATGCCTCCCAAGGGCATGCGCCAAACCATGATGTTTAGCGCCACCTTCCCCAAGGAGATCCAG ATCCTTGCTCGGGATTTCCTGGAGGACTACATCTTCCTGGCCGTAGGTCGCGTGGGGTCCACCTCTGAGAACATCACCCAGAaggtggtgtgggtggaggaCGGGGACAAGAGGTCCTTCCTCCTCGATCTGCTGAACGCCACGG TCATTCCCAGTGATGTTCAGGAAATAGTGCCGGATGCTCCAGAGAAACCTG GTAAGGACTCCCTGACGCTGGTGTTTGTGGAGACCAAGAAGGGAGCTGATGCCCTTGAGGACTTCCTGTATCGCGAGGGATACGCCTGCACTAGTATCCATGGAGACCGttcccagagagacagagaggaggcacTGCAGCAGTTCCGCTCCGGACGTTGCCCCATCCTGGTGGCCACAGCG GTGGCTGCCAGAGGGTTGGATATCAGCAATGTGAAACATGTGATCAACTTTGACCTGCCCAGTGATATTGAAGAGTACGTTCACCGTATTGGCCGTACTGGACGTGTGGGAAACCTGG GGCTGGCCACGTCGTTCTTTAACGACAAAAACAGCAACATAACCAAAGACCTGCTGGACATTCTGGTGGAGGCAAAGCAGGAGGTCCCCACCTGGCTAGAGAGTCTGGCATACGAACACCAGCACAAGAGCACCACCCGAGGACGCGGCAAGAG GTTCTCTGGAGGCTTCGGAGCCAGGGACTACCGTCAGACGCCCGGCGGAGCTGCCAACAGCTTTGGAGGCGGGGGCCGTGGCGGAGTGCGCACTCCTGGAGGAAACAGAGGctttgggggaggaggag GTGGCTTTGGGGGCAACTTCTACAACAATGACGGCTACGGTGGCAACTACAGCCACTCTGGCAGCGTGGACTGGTGGGGCAACTAG
- the LOC134017526 gene encoding ATP-dependent RNA helicase DDX3X-like isoform X1, with protein MSHVVVDNPHGLDQQLAVLDLNSADGQGGGGTGRRYIPPHLRNKEASKNAGNALSTGRQCGYSMAPVTLCYPGLGSHDPGFYPAYSGGWAHRCDSPGWDGGRGNGFVNGFHDNRTNGGFGGRAPPRTDRGGRGSFRGIRGGVSFNHPMQSAGFSGEGGWGGAPRDAAYNSFGGRSDSRGKSAFFNDRGASNRGNRGGFGGGGNSRWQEDSRDEEDWSKPTVANERLEQELFSSSNTGINFEKYDDIPVEATGANCPPHIDSFHDVEMGEIIMGNIALTRYTRPTPVQKYAIPIIKSKRDLMACAQTGSGKTAAFLLPVLSQIYCEGPGEAAQATKGGQDNGKYGRRKQYPLALVLAPTRELALQIYDEARKFAYRSRVRPCVVYGGADIGQQIRDLERGCHLLVATPGRLVDMMERGKIGLDYCNFLVLDEADRMLDMGFEPQIRRIVEQDTMPPKGMRQTMMFSATFPKEIQILARDFLEDYIFLAVGRVGSTSENITQKVVWVEDGDKRSFLLDLLNATVIPSDVQEIVPDAPEKPGKDSLTLVFVETKKGADALEDFLYREGYACTSIHGDRSQRDREEALQQFRSGRCPILVATAVAARGLDISNVKHVINFDLPSDIEEYVHRIGRTGRVGNLGLATSFFNDKNSNITKDLLDILVEAKQEVPTWLESLAYEHQHKSTTRGRGKRFSGGFGARDYRQTPGGAANSFGGGGRGGVRTPGGNRGFGGGGGGFGGNFYNNDGYGGNYSHSGSVDWWGN; from the exons CTTGCTGTCCTAGACTTGAACTCTGCAGACGGACAGGGTGGTGGTGGAACTGGCA GGCGTTATATTCCTCCTCACTTAAGGAACAAAGAGGCTTCCAAAAACG CAGGAAATGCTTTATCCACTGGTAGACAGTGCGGTTATTCAATGGCACCAGTGACTCTCT GTTACCCAGGACTGGGCTCTCATGACCCAGGCTTCTACCCTGCCTACAGTGGGGGCTGGGCTCACAGATGTG ACTCTCCTGGATGGGATGGTGGACGCGGTAACGGCTTTGTGAATGGTTTCCATGACAACCGCACGAACGGGGGCTTCGGAGGGCGTGCGCCCCCCCGCACTGATAGAGGTGGGCGTGGCAGCTTCCGTGGTATCAGGGGCGGAGTCTCGTTTAATCACCCAATGCAAAGTGCAG GGTTTTCAGGAGAGGGTGGCTGGGGAGGCGCTCCCAGGGACGCGGCCTACAACAGCTTTGGAGGACGCTCTGACAGCAGGGGCAAGTCTGCCTTCTTCAATGACCGTGGAGCAAGCAACAGGGGAAA tcGTGGAGGATTCGGAGGGGGCGGAAATAGCCGCTGGCAGGAGGACTCCAGAGACGAAGAGGATTGGTCCAAACCCACTGTGGCCAATGAGCGCCTGGAACA AGAGCTGTTTTCTAGCAGCAACACAGGGATTAACTTTGAGAAGTATGATGACATTCCTGTGGAGGCCACTGGAGCCAACTGCCCTCCTCACATAGACAGC TTCCATGATGTGGAGATGGGGGAGATCATCATGGGCAACATTGCCCTGACCCGGTACACACGACCCACCCCGGTCCAGAAGTATGCCATCCCCATCATAAAGTCTAAGAGGGACTTGATGGCCTGCGCTCAAACTG gctctGGTAAGACTGCTGCCTTCCTGCTGCCGGTGCTGAGTCAGATATACTGTGAAGGACCGGGAGAAGCTGCGCAGGCCACCAAGGGAGGGCAG GATAATGGCAAGTACGGCCGTCGTAAGCAGTaccccctggccctggtcctggcacCCACCAGAGAGCTGGCCCTGCAGATCTACGACGAGGCCAGGAAG TTTGCGTACCGCTCACGTGTGCGTCCCTGTGTGGTCTACGGAGGAGCGGACATCGGCCAGCAGATCAGAGACCTGGAGCGAGGCTGCCACCTGCTGGTCGCAACGCCTGGACGCCTGGTGGACATGATGGAGAGGGGCAAGATCGGCCTGGACTACTGCAA CTTCCTGGTGCTGGATGAAGCTGACCGCATGCTGGACATGGGCTTCGAGCCTCAGATCCGACGCATCGTGGAGCAGGACACCATGCCTCCCAAGGGCATGCGCCAAACCATGATGTTTAGCGCCACCTTCCCCAAGGAGATCCAG ATCCTTGCTCGGGATTTCCTGGAGGACTACATCTTCCTGGCCGTAGGTCGCGTGGGGTCCACCTCTGAGAACATCACCCAGAaggtggtgtgggtggaggaCGGGGACAAGAGGTCCTTCCTCCTCGATCTGCTGAACGCCACGG TCATTCCCAGTGATGTTCAGGAAATAGTGCCGGATGCTCCAGAGAAACCTG GTAAGGACTCCCTGACGCTGGTGTTTGTGGAGACCAAGAAGGGAGCTGATGCCCTTGAGGACTTCCTGTATCGCGAGGGATACGCCTGCACTAGTATCCATGGAGACCGttcccagagagacagagaggaggcacTGCAGCAGTTCCGCTCCGGACGTTGCCCCATCCTGGTGGCCACAGCG GTGGCTGCCAGAGGGTTGGATATCAGCAATGTGAAACATGTGATCAACTTTGACCTGCCCAGTGATATTGAAGAGTACGTTCACCGTATTGGCCGTACTGGACGTGTGGGAAACCTGG GGCTGGCCACGTCGTTCTTTAACGACAAAAACAGCAACATAACCAAAGACCTGCTGGACATTCTGGTGGAGGCAAAGCAGGAGGTCCCCACCTGGCTAGAGAGTCTGGCATACGAACACCAGCACAAGAGCACCACCCGAGGACGCGGCAAGAG GTTCTCTGGAGGCTTCGGAGCCAGGGACTACCGTCAGACGCCCGGCGGAGCTGCCAACAGCTTTGGAGGCGGGGGCCGTGGCGGAGTGCGCACTCCTGGAGGAAACAGAGGctttgggggaggaggag GTGGCTTTGGGGGCAACTTCTACAACAATGACGGCTACGGTGGCAACTACAGCCACTCTGGCAGCGTGGACTGGTGGGGCAACTAG